The Terriglobales bacterium genome includes a region encoding these proteins:
- a CDS encoding amino acid permease, whose product MSESADAQSTAERAISTQEAGLRRQLSAGQMAMVAVGGSIGTGLLLGSGAAIQMAGPAVILTYALGAFLAWTVINALGEMASVHPAAGSFGVYADLYLNNWAGFVVRYGYWLSLVVAIGSELVAAATYTHFWFPALPTVLMVAVFAIGLLVVNLRPVHDYGRIEYWFSMIKVITIVIFVLLGASLLLTGKVAPQYRAEGGGFLPHGPASPLLAISFALFSFLGIEFLAVSSGEARAQSEIPRATRLAFALLTFVYVGATVVLVGVMPWQQAGVSQSPFVTVFQVARLPAVSQVMNFVVLTAALSGANASLYVAARMLFSLARSGYAPPQLGRLSAAGEPRAALLLSGIGILVAMLAAQYAPERAYLYIIEGSLFGGMLAWCISLLAHVSFRRRLPRTQVAALPMRAPGGAAMSIIGFVGIVIAIASTWWTPQSRVTVVSGLPGLLILSVGYLLVRRRRQP is encoded by the coding sequence CAGCGCCGGGCAAATGGCGATGGTGGCCGTCGGCGGCTCGATTGGCACCGGCCTGCTGCTGGGATCGGGCGCAGCTATTCAGATGGCGGGGCCGGCGGTCATCCTAACTTACGCGCTCGGCGCCTTCCTCGCCTGGACGGTGATCAACGCGCTAGGCGAGATGGCCAGTGTACATCCGGCGGCGGGATCGTTCGGAGTGTATGCCGATCTCTACCTGAACAACTGGGCTGGATTTGTCGTGCGTTATGGATACTGGCTGTCGCTGGTCGTTGCCATTGGCTCAGAGCTGGTTGCGGCTGCCACTTACACACATTTCTGGTTTCCAGCCCTTCCCACCGTCCTGATGGTGGCGGTCTTCGCCATCGGTCTGCTCGTAGTCAATCTTCGTCCGGTGCACGATTATGGCCGCATCGAGTACTGGTTCTCGATGATCAAGGTCATCACGATCGTGATTTTTGTGCTGCTCGGCGCCAGCCTGCTGCTGACTGGGAAGGTGGCCCCGCAGTACCGTGCTGAGGGTGGTGGGTTCCTGCCTCATGGGCCGGCTTCACCCCTGTTAGCAATCTCGTTTGCCCTTTTCAGCTTTCTCGGAATCGAATTTCTGGCGGTCTCTTCGGGCGAGGCGCGCGCGCAGTCGGAGATTCCGCGCGCTACCAGGTTGGCATTCGCTCTCCTGACGTTCGTATACGTCGGCGCCACCGTGGTGTTGGTCGGTGTGATGCCGTGGCAACAAGCTGGCGTAAGTCAAAGCCCGTTTGTGACCGTCTTCCAGGTGGCTCGACTTCCAGCGGTTTCACAAGTGATGAATTTCGTGGTGCTCACGGCGGCTCTGTCCGGCGCCAACGCCAGCCTCTACGTCGCCGCGAGAATGCTTTTTTCGCTAGCGAGAAGCGGCTACGCTCCCCCACAACTGGGCAGGCTAAGCGCCGCGGGTGAGCCGCGAGCGGCTCTGCTGCTATCCGGCATCGGAATTCTGGTTGCCATGCTGGCAGCCCAATACGCGCCAGAGCGCGCTTATCTCTACATCATCGAGGGATCGCTATTTGGGGGCATGCTGGCGTGGTGCATCTCACTGCTGGCGCACGTGTCGTTCCGCCGGCGGCTCCCGCGTACGCAGGTCGCGGCGCTCCCCATGCGAGCGCCGGGTGGTGCTGCGATGTCCATCATTGGGTTCGTGGGAATTGTGATTGCGATCGCCTCCACCTGGTGGACTCCGCAATCCCGAGTAACGGTGGTCAGCGGCCTGCCGGGACTGCTTATCCTCAGCGTCGGATATCTACTGGTCCGGCGACGCCGACAGCCATGA